The Vicinamibacteria bacterium genomic sequence ACGTGAGCACGGTTCGGCTCTCGGCGGCGTCGTTCACGAGCTCGATGCGATGCCCCAGCTTTGCGCCTCCGTCGAGCTCCCGGATGTCGGTGATCCTCGCCTCTTTCATCAGCGCCCCGGTGTCATCGAAGAACTGGGCCTTCACGGTCACGAAGTCTTCCTTGCGAACCCAGCCACGGAGCTTACCGTAGGTAATGTCGTGACGTGGCACCCCCTCCATCACGTAGCACGGAGCTCCATCCTGCGTCTCCTCTCCCACGAGACGGTGGAGGAGGTCGTCGAGGTGGGCTCCTCCCGCGAGATCTCCGTAGGTGATGTCCGAGCCCAGAAACGAATCGTCCTGGCCCTTTCCTGCGATCTCGCGAACGAGATCCAGATCCGGAAAGTAAGCCCACTCACGGTTCTTCTTTCCCCGCGCTGCATGGACGAGGAACGTCGTGCCCTCCATGGTCTCCGGCTCGCGCATGACGATGAGGGCACGGTAATCCACGCCGTCTCGCTTGAGCAACAGATCGAAGCTTCTCGACTTCGTCTCACCGCCCGAGACGATCTCGAGACGTGCGTGCGCTTGCAGGTCGCCGATCTTCAGGTCGCCTTCTTTGACCCGCGCGACCACGGCCC encodes the following:
- a CDS encoding outer membrane lipoprotein-sorting protein, translated to MIAILVAIQLSAGAVVARVKEGDLKIGDLQAHARLEIVSGGETKSRSFDLLLKRDGVDYRALIVMREPETMEGTTFLVHAARGKKNREWAYFPDLDLVREIAGKGQDDSFLGSDITYGDLAGGAHLDDLLHRLVGEETQDGAPCYVMEGVPRHDITYGKLRGWVRKEDFVTVKAQFFDDTGALMKEARITDIRELDGGAKLGHRIELVNDAAESRTVLTFSDVVINQGLSDERFREESLPGR